A region from the Candidatus Hydrogenedentota bacterium genome encodes:
- the ruvX gene encoding Holliday junction resolvase RuvX, whose amino-acid sequence MALDVGDVRIGVALSDPLGIIAQPHSVITAKSPQADAEAVKHLIDETGTKWLVVGVPLNKEGKPGPQAEKVLAFVELLRQVLGIEIALQDERFTTAEAQRGLIAAGVRRQARKGLVDKIAAQRILQTYLDRRAREQQAQQS is encoded by the coding sequence ATGGCGTTGGACGTGGGCGACGTGCGCATCGGCGTTGCGCTCAGCGATCCGCTCGGAATCATCGCGCAGCCGCATTCGGTGATTACCGCGAAATCCCCTCAGGCCGACGCGGAAGCTGTCAAGCACTTGATCGACGAGACCGGTACGAAGTGGCTCGTCGTCGGCGTTCCGTTAAACAAGGAAGGTAAGCCCGGCCCGCAGGCGGAAAAAGTGCTTGCGTTTGTCGAGCTGCTCAGGCAAGTCCTTGGTATCGAGATTGCGTTGCAGGATGAACGATTCACCACGGCGGAGGCGCAACGCGGACTCATTGCCGCGGGGGTGCGCCGCCAGGCGCGTAAGGGACTGGTGGACAAAATCGCCGCACAACGCATTCTCCAGACTTATCTCGATAGGCGCGCGCGCGAACAACAGGCGCAGCAATCGTGA
- the alaS gene encoding alanine--tRNA ligase codes for MKSDDIRSSYLEFFRERGHVVERSDKIVPSNDPTLLFTSAGMVQFKPFYTGEVPVPYRRATTSQKCLRAGGKANDLDEVGKTARHLTFFEMLGNFSFGDYFKRETILWGWEYSTQVIKLEADKIWVSVFEDDDEAYAIWEKEVGVPARKIVRLGAKENFWGPAGDTGACGPCSEMHIDRGEHLGCGRPDCAPGCDHCERFMEYWNHVFPQFDQQPDGSRPQLKNRGVDTGMGLERLAALLQNKETVFDTDGIFPIIEATQSLSKIPYTENPVPYRVIADHARALSFMIADGVLPSNEGRGYVERRLLRRAARFGREIGLEKPFLHDVVQTVVDRMGQQYPELIEGRTQITKIILTEEERFQSTLARGMDILSSTFDRMKKTGDRVVPGEELFKLHDTYGFPLDLATDIALDNGFEVDRDGFESAMQRQREQARSAWTGSGEEALSPVYRVLHTELGDTKFTGYDTMHGIATIKAIVRKGVRVDSLSLDEEGEVILDTTPFYAESGGQIGDTGFLDGVSGGAHITTAKAPAGKMICHFARVTKGALHAGDTVEAQVDAAARTATMNHHTATHLLQAALQDILGDHVHQAGSLVTPERLRFDFTHFEAIGGARLLDIERKVNQYIRTATPVSIKQMPLTEAKAAGAMALFGEKYADVVRVVSVGDISMELCGGTHVPNSGTIGYFKIVSESSISAGVRRIEAVCGETAVDTLQARERSLQGTAQLLATTPDQLEARVQALVDENKRLQRDLAKWKQQAAVGGQTDYMQQVKQVDGLQLLAVQVDGLDAEGLRSVMDKLREKLPSGVLVLGSANEGKASLCVGVSKDLTSKVRAGDIVKQLAPIVGGGGGGQPHLAQAGGKQPERLPEVIERAPDIVKALIG; via the coding sequence GTGAAAAGTGACGATATCCGTTCGAGTTATCTCGAGTTCTTTCGGGAGCGCGGACACGTGGTCGAGCGGAGCGACAAAATCGTCCCGAGCAACGACCCGACCCTGCTATTTACGAGCGCGGGCATGGTGCAGTTCAAGCCGTTTTATACGGGCGAAGTGCCCGTGCCGTATCGGCGCGCGACGACGTCGCAGAAGTGCCTGCGCGCCGGGGGCAAAGCGAACGACCTCGACGAAGTCGGCAAGACCGCGCGCCACCTCACGTTTTTCGAAATGCTGGGGAACTTCTCGTTTGGCGATTATTTCAAACGCGAGACCATCCTGTGGGGATGGGAGTATTCAACGCAGGTCATCAAACTCGAAGCCGACAAGATTTGGGTGTCGGTATTTGAGGACGACGACGAGGCCTACGCAATCTGGGAGAAAGAGGTCGGCGTCCCCGCGCGAAAGATCGTGCGGCTGGGCGCGAAGGAAAACTTCTGGGGCCCCGCCGGAGACACCGGCGCGTGCGGGCCGTGTTCCGAAATGCACATTGATCGCGGTGAACACCTCGGCTGCGGCAGACCGGACTGTGCGCCCGGTTGCGACCACTGCGAACGATTCATGGAATACTGGAACCACGTTTTTCCGCAGTTCGACCAGCAGCCGGACGGGTCGCGTCCGCAACTGAAGAATCGCGGTGTCGATACCGGCATGGGCCTCGAACGCCTTGCGGCGCTGTTGCAGAACAAGGAAACGGTTTTCGATACGGACGGCATCTTCCCCATCATCGAAGCCACGCAATCGTTGAGCAAGATTCCCTATACGGAGAACCCGGTTCCTTATCGCGTCATTGCGGACCATGCGCGCGCGCTGTCGTTCATGATTGCCGATGGTGTGTTGCCGAGCAACGAAGGGCGCGGCTATGTAGAGCGCCGACTGTTGCGCCGTGCCGCGCGCTTTGGCCGGGAGATCGGGCTTGAGAAACCGTTCCTTCACGACGTCGTGCAGACGGTTGTGGATCGCATGGGCCAGCAGTATCCGGAACTCATCGAAGGCCGTACGCAAATCACCAAGATCATTCTCACCGAAGAGGAGCGATTCCAGAGCACGCTCGCGCGCGGGATGGACATTCTCTCGTCCACGTTCGATCGCATGAAAAAAACGGGCGACAGGGTTGTCCCCGGCGAGGAGTTGTTCAAGCTCCACGATACGTACGGATTTCCGCTCGATCTCGCGACCGACATCGCGCTCGACAACGGCTTCGAGGTGGACCGCGACGGATTCGAGTCGGCGATGCAGCGGCAGCGCGAGCAGGCGCGCAGCGCGTGGACCGGCAGCGGCGAGGAGGCCCTCTCCCCCGTTTATCGCGTGCTGCATACCGAACTGGGCGATACGAAATTCACCGGTTACGATACGATGCATGGCATCGCGACGATAAAGGCCATTGTTAGAAAGGGCGTGCGAGTCGATTCTTTGTCGCTAGACGAAGAGGGCGAAGTCATCCTCGATACGACGCCGTTTTATGCGGAGTCCGGTGGACAAATCGGCGACACCGGCTTTCTCGACGGAGTGAGCGGGGGCGCGCACATTACCACGGCGAAAGCGCCGGCCGGCAAGATGATTTGCCACTTCGCGCGCGTGACCAAAGGCGCACTGCATGCCGGCGACACGGTCGAGGCGCAGGTGGACGCCGCCGCGCGCACGGCGACGATGAACCACCACACGGCGACGCACCTCTTGCAGGCCGCGCTGCAGGACATCCTTGGCGATCACGTGCACCAGGCGGGTTCGCTGGTCACACCCGAGAGGTTGCGCTTCGATTTCACGCATTTTGAGGCGATCGGCGGCGCGCGTTTGCTCGACATCGAGCGCAAGGTCAATCAGTACATTCGCACGGCGACGCCCGTCTCGATCAAACAGATGCCGCTGACCGAAGCGAAGGCCGCGGGGGCAATGGCGCTGTTTGGCGAGAAGTACGCGGATGTCGTGCGTGTGGTCAGTGTCGGCGATATCAGCATGGAACTCTGCGGTGGCACACATGTGCCAAACTCAGGAACCATTGGATACTTCAAGATCGTCAGCGAATCGTCCATCTCGGCGGGCGTGCGTCGCATTGAAGCGGTCTGCGGTGAAACGGCCGTGGACACGCTGCAAGCGCGGGAACGCAGTCTGCAGGGTACGGCGCAACTTTTGGCGACCACTCCGGATCAACTGGAAGCGCGCGTGCAGGCGCTTGTGGACGAGAATAAGCGTCTGCAACGCGACCTTGCGAAGTGGAAACAACAGGCGGCGGTCGGTGGCCAAACGGATTACATGCAGCAGGTGAAGCAGGTTGACGGCCTGCAGTTGCTTGCGGTGCAGGTCGACGGCCTCGACGCCGAGGGGCTGCGCTCGGTGATGGACAAGTTGCGCGAAAAGTTGCCGTCGGGCGTGCTTGTGCTCGGCAGCGCGAACGAGGGCAAGGCCTCGTTGTGCGTCGGCGTGTCGAAAGACCTTACATCCAAGGTGCGGGCGGGCGACATCGTGAAACAGCTCGCGCCGATCGTCGGCGGCGGCGGCGGCGGTCAGCCGCACCTGGCCCAGGCGGGCGGCAAGCAGCCGGAGAGGTTGCCTGAGGTGATTGAAAGAGCGCCTGACATTGTGAAGGCGTTGATAGGATAG
- the mltG gene encoding endolytic transglycosylase MltG, translated as MSANAAEDSRPKRSCLRILLRLFLFCVVLAVLLAAAAGFGVYLVYDHVTGKGSPGEPVRVEIPPGVTANQAGQVLTNAGLVDHELLFRIAVRLDTVKKPIQQGFYDVPQGLSPTEILRMLQEGPNVADARFKVTVAEGQTIKQTAKQFKEPDAFIAAASDTALIQSLGIQASTLEGFLMPDTYFFDEEPAPEDVVARMVEHFEKEYAALMAEIPGASERNKFEVVTVASLVEEESRVNDERPIVAAVIYNRIKANMTLDFDSTLQFALDKYGQRLLNSDKEIDSPYNSYRIAGLPPGPISSPGVDSLRAALQPARVEYLYFVSNADGKTHTFSTTLEEHNKAVTQFRREIAIQRKEQEAHAAQESEQ; from the coding sequence GTGAGCGCGAACGCCGCGGAGGATTCAAGACCAAAGCGCTCGTGCCTCCGCATTCTGTTACGGCTTTTTCTCTTCTGCGTTGTACTTGCCGTCCTCCTGGCAGCGGCGGCGGGGTTCGGCGTCTATCTCGTCTACGATCATGTGACTGGAAAGGGGTCTCCCGGCGAACCCGTGCGCGTCGAGATTCCGCCGGGCGTCACGGCGAACCAGGCGGGACAGGTCCTTACAAACGCGGGCCTGGTCGATCATGAACTTCTGTTTCGCATCGCCGTCCGACTCGACACGGTGAAGAAGCCAATTCAGCAGGGCTTCTATGACGTTCCCCAAGGCCTATCCCCCACCGAAATTCTTCGCATGTTGCAGGAAGGGCCGAACGTCGCGGACGCACGATTCAAGGTGACGGTCGCGGAAGGACAAACCATCAAACAGACTGCAAAGCAGTTCAAGGAACCGGATGCATTCATCGCCGCCGCGTCCGACACGGCGCTGATTCAATCGCTCGGCATTCAGGCGTCGACGCTGGAGGGCTTCCTTATGCCCGACACGTACTTCTTCGATGAGGAACCTGCACCGGAGGACGTCGTGGCGCGTATGGTCGAACATTTCGAGAAGGAGTATGCGGCGCTGATGGCGGAAATTCCCGGGGCGAGCGAGCGGAACAAGTTCGAGGTGGTCACCGTCGCCTCTTTAGTCGAAGAGGAATCGCGCGTGAACGACGAACGGCCCATCGTGGCCGCGGTCATCTACAACCGCATCAAGGCGAACATGACCCTCGATTTTGACAGCACGCTGCAGTTTGCCTTGGACAAGTACGGCCAGCGCCTGCTCAACAGTGATAAGGAAATCGATTCTCCGTACAATAGTTATCGCATCGCGGGGCTGCCACCGGGACCGATTTCGAGTCCAGGGGTGGACTCGCTGCGCGCGGCGCTGCAACCGGCCCGGGTCGAGTATCTCTATTTCGTGTCCAATGCCGACGGGAAGACGCATACGTTCAGCACGACGCTGGAAGAGCACAACAAGGCCGTTACCCAGTTTCGCCGCGAGATAGCAATTCAACGCAAGGAGCAGGAGGCCCATGCCGCACAAGAAAGCGAGCAGTAA